One region of Carya illinoinensis cultivar Pawnee chromosome 8, C.illinoinensisPawnee_v1, whole genome shotgun sequence genomic DNA includes:
- the LOC122319043 gene encoding uncharacterized protein LOC122319043, which produces MDSLATLSNSSQLVSKESDTTFPATKYPSSRRTPSSSSSSSSRPSPSSSSFASSYFLDDSPLNPATPLRYSGVPFSWEKLPGIPKKQVSMKRGPSFKLLPLPPPTNSTSKRFSSEDVGDRKKNSNRQIFQRDPFFAAMVECSKDIDDKESSNSSSIWNAANKVSRSLSDRFGIVNLYASCKRTCAVSKSIVYLPRSSRNSYDLIHPRSR; this is translated from the coding sequence ATGGATTCCTTAGCAACTCTGAGTAACAGTTCCCAACTTGTCAGTAAAGAGAGTGACACCACATTTCCGGCCACAAAATACCCATCCTCTCGCCGGACTCCGtcatcttcctcctcctcatcatcaCGACCTtcaccatcttcttcttcctttgctTCTTCTTACTTTCTTGATGATTCCCCGCTCAACCCAGCCACTCCCCTAAGATATTCCGGCGTCCCATTTTCTTGGGAAAAACTACCAGGAATTCCCAAGAAACAAGTCTCCATGAAAAGGGGACCCTCGTTCAAGCTTCTGCCATTGCCACCACCGACCAATTCAACCTCAAAGAGATTCAGCTCCGAAGATGTTGGGGATCGGAAGAAGAATTCTAATAGACAGATTTTCCAAAGGGATCCATTCTTTGCTGCAATGGTGGAGTGCTCCAAGGATATTGATGATAAAGAATCATCAAACAGTAGCAGCATTTGGAATGCAGCTAATAAGGTATCTAGGAGCTTGAGTGATCGTTTTGGGATTGTCAATCTTTATGCTTCTTGCAAGAGAACTTGCGCAGTATCAAAGTCAATAGTCTATCTTCCAAGATCAAGCAGAAACTCCTACGATCTGATTCATCCCCGTTCCCGATGA